One genomic window of Maribacter aquivivus includes the following:
- a CDS encoding thrombospondin type 3 repeat-containing protein, with protein MKVLFFNVFAFLAFTSASAQFNENAPWMKDLTENQQSSKSSTSSHSLYEISNAFNEYWSNKDYSKKGSGFKPYKRWENYWNFYVDKNGNLPTSSQLWDSWKSKQESIGKVTNPTANWNAIGPFTHDTYSGALSGQGRVNAIAVDPSNENIWYVGAPAGGIWKSIDGGSSWTNLFDDFPQIGVSGIAIDPNNSQIIYIATGDDDAADSYSVGVFKSVDGGNNWNETGLNPSTSNINLLMNEITIDPTDSNTIWVATSVGLQKSTDGGTTWEVKALGNIQDFKLKPNDPNTVYAVTSNTFLKSTDGGNNFVEITDGIPESSGRLVIGTSAANPSGVYVLRALTGGNSFAFGGLYKSLDSGESFTKTASEQDIFESNQAWFDLAIEVSPTNFNEIYTGCLNVWKSTNGGDIFTRINRWNITDQGYTHADIHTIKVFNNKVYVGSDGGIYMSENGGNTFIDYTAGISISQFYRISVAKNDSGKITGGLQDNAGFIRDQGQWNVFTGGDGMDYEIDPNNSSLVYGFVQFGGSLFISSDSGQSIGVVGAPTDANGNTIEGNWVTPLAISSDGSVYAGFDALYRLENNQWTKISSSIGSGNIDDLEIDPKNPETIFAAESNILYRSRNGGVTFSLIKVMDSEISDISINSNDSNIIYLTTSDRVGIALSDQPTERGVFKVTIGETETTSENITFDIPTDQAFFSIAHQGRHTDNPIYVGTSLGVYRLDDTITEWEEYYTNFPNVAVSDIEINLDDEKVIASTYGRGVWESTIPVQIPDNEIRLVSITPNSNQVLCGDFAPTATVENQGVNAITAVDIEYSINGNALQTFNWTGNLLSTETVTIELPLETTVNFGESTIELTATIDNDSYEDNNTLQNRFFLNTPGTGGEINTFETEQESLIAYNDGNSESVWQRGIPTGTNLNTATSGSNVYGTNLSGDHPNSTKAILLSNCYDMTTIIAPVLKFNMAYDLELNFDIVYAEYSIDGGSNWDILGSINSEPNWYSSDRTNALSEEADDCQNCPGAQWTGISTEMTAYAYDFNLNAANGEQNLTGETNVLFRIVFQSDPSVTQEGVIIDDFVVDGSPDDDDDDNDGILDVNDNCPLTANADQLDTDSDGEGDVCDTDDDNDGILDVDDNCPLIANPDQEDDDLDGIGNLCDNDSDNDGVPNDIDQCDDTPNGTIVNVEGCEVFSLPNTNFQIQTTGGACNASNNGSILINAANTSYTYNAVLTNTDGTTNASFTDESIFTDLSAGDYQLCITVDGQSDYEACFDLTISEPDALSVSAKISSLNNEVTLSFSGGDLYTIFLNEKMYSTTAKEITLPLEDVTTLITVKTGLDCQGVYTEKIVLSDDLFIYPNPIEGGDLTIYLGANAAPEVTISLFNVNGTSILSKQMKSTNNEIKLSVDGLATGVYILNIKSGNTLSNYKIIRK; from the coding sequence ATGAAAGTACTGTTTTTTAATGTTTTCGCATTTTTAGCGTTTACATCGGCATCTGCTCAGTTCAATGAGAATGCACCATGGATGAAAGATTTAACCGAGAATCAACAATCTTCAAAATCTTCAACAAGCTCACATTCCTTATATGAGATATCAAATGCATTTAACGAATATTGGAGCAATAAAGACTATTCTAAAAAAGGCAGTGGTTTTAAACCTTATAAAAGATGGGAAAATTATTGGAATTTTTATGTAGATAAAAATGGAAATCTACCGACTTCTTCCCAATTATGGGATTCTTGGAAAAGCAAACAAGAGAGCATCGGTAAAGTAACAAACCCTACTGCAAACTGGAATGCTATTGGTCCCTTTACCCACGACACTTACTCAGGCGCACTTTCTGGCCAAGGTCGAGTTAATGCAATTGCCGTAGACCCTAGCAATGAAAACATTTGGTATGTGGGTGCACCAGCTGGTGGTATTTGGAAATCTATTGATGGAGGCTCTTCTTGGACAAACCTTTTTGATGATTTCCCCCAAATTGGTGTTTCTGGTATTGCCATAGACCCTAATAACTCGCAAATTATATACATAGCAACCGGCGATGATGATGCCGCAGACTCATATAGCGTAGGTGTTTTTAAGTCTGTGGATGGAGGAAACAACTGGAATGAAACAGGATTGAACCCTAGCACATCGAATATTAATTTATTGATGAACGAGATTACTATTGACCCAACTGACTCTAATACTATTTGGGTAGCCACTAGTGTTGGCTTACAAAAATCTACAGATGGAGGAACTACTTGGGAGGTAAAAGCATTAGGAAACATTCAAGATTTCAAATTAAAACCTAACGACCCAAATACTGTTTATGCTGTAACTTCAAATACATTTTTAAAATCTACAGATGGCGGTAACAACTTTGTAGAAATAACAGATGGTATTCCAGAAAGTTCTGGACGATTAGTAATAGGTACAAGTGCAGCAAACCCATCGGGAGTATATGTTCTTAGAGCACTGACCGGTGGTAATAGTTTTGCTTTTGGCGGTCTATACAAATCTTTAGATAGTGGAGAATCTTTTACAAAAACAGCTAGTGAACAAGATATTTTTGAATCAAACCAGGCTTGGTTTGATCTTGCTATTGAAGTTTCACCCACTAATTTTAACGAAATATATACTGGCTGCTTAAATGTATGGAAGAGTACAAACGGTGGCGATATCTTTACAAGAATCAACAGATGGAATATAACTGATCAAGGTTATACCCATGCAGATATACATACTATAAAAGTCTTCAACAACAAAGTCTATGTAGGTAGTGACGGTGGTATTTATATGTCTGAGAATGGCGGTAATACTTTTATTGATTATACAGCTGGTATTTCTATTAGTCAATTTTATAGAATATCCGTTGCCAAAAATGATTCTGGTAAAATAACAGGTGGATTACAAGATAATGCAGGTTTTATTCGTGATCAAGGACAATGGAATGTTTTCACTGGTGGCGATGGAATGGATTATGAAATTGACCCTAACAATAGTAGCTTAGTTTATGGATTTGTACAATTTGGAGGAAGCTTATTTATATCTTCTGATTCTGGGCAATCTATTGGTGTGGTCGGCGCACCAACTGATGCAAATGGAAATACCATTGAAGGAAATTGGGTAACACCTCTTGCAATTAGCTCTGACGGCTCTGTTTATGCAGGTTTTGATGCATTATACAGACTAGAAAACAATCAATGGACTAAAATATCTTCTTCCATTGGCTCTGGTAACATAGATGATTTAGAAATTGACCCTAAAAATCCTGAAACTATATTTGCCGCTGAAAGTAACATATTATACAGAAGTAGAAATGGCGGCGTAACCTTTAGTTTAATTAAAGTAATGGATTCTGAAATTTCAGATATTTCCATTAACTCTAACGATAGCAACATTATCTATTTAACGACTTCTGACAGAGTAGGTATTGCACTTAGCGACCAACCCACAGAAAGAGGCGTCTTCAAAGTAACTATTGGAGAAACAGAGACAACTTCTGAAAACATAACATTTGATATACCTACAGATCAAGCATTTTTCTCAATTGCTCACCAAGGCAGACATACAGACAATCCTATTTACGTAGGTACTAGTTTAGGTGTATATAGACTTGATGACACCATAACGGAATGGGAAGAGTACTATACCAATTTTCCGAATGTTGCTGTTAGCGATATTGAAATTAATTTAGATGATGAAAAAGTTATAGCCTCTACTTACGGTAGAGGAGTTTGGGAATCTACAATACCAGTTCAAATACCAGATAATGAAATTAGATTAGTTTCTATAACACCTAATTCTAATCAAGTGTTATGCGGAGATTTTGCACCAACTGCTACTGTAGAAAACCAAGGAGTTAATGCTATTACCGCTGTTGATATTGAATATTCTATTAATGGTAATGCCTTACAAACCTTTAACTGGACAGGTAATTTATTAAGCACTGAAACAGTTACTATAGAATTACCACTAGAAACGACTGTAAATTTCGGTGAGTCTACAATTGAGCTAACTGCAACTATTGATAACGATAGCTATGAAGACAATAATACTTTACAAAACAGATTCTTTTTAAACACCCCAGGTACTGGTGGTGAAATAAATACTTTTGAAACTGAACAAGAATCTTTGATTGCATATAATGATGGCAATTCTGAAAGCGTATGGCAAAGAGGTATACCTACAGGTACAAACTTAAACACAGCAACATCTGGCAGCAATGTGTACGGAACCAATTTAAGTGGAGACCACCCAAATAGTACCAAAGCTATCCTTCTAAGTAATTGTTATGATATGACTACTATTATAGCACCAGTACTTAAATTCAATATGGCATATGACCTTGAGTTAAATTTCGATATCGTGTATGCTGAATACTCTATTGATGGCGGTAGTAATTGGGATATTCTAGGAAGTATAAATAGCGAGCCAAATTGGTATAGTAGCGACAGAACCAATGCCCTCTCTGAAGAAGCAGATGATTGTCAAAACTGTCCTGGAGCACAATGGACCGGTATAAGTACCGAAATGACAGCATATGCTTATGATTTTAACTTAAATGCAGCTAATGGCGAACAAAACCTTACAGGTGAGACCAATGTACTATTTAGAATCGTCTTTCAATCTGACCCATCCGTTACACAAGAAGGCGTCATTATTGATGACTTCGTAGTTGATGGTTCACCCGATGATGATGATGACGATAACGACGGTATTTTAGATGTTAATGATAATTGCCCTTTAACAGCAAATGCCGATCAATTAGATACTGATAGTGATGGAGAAGGTGATGTTTGTGATACCGATGATGATAATGACGGTATTTTAGATGTTGATGACAACTGCCCTCTAATCGCCAACCCAGACCAAGAAGATGATGATTTAGATGGTATTGGTAATTTATGTGATAATGATAGCGACAACGATGGAGTACCTAATGATATTGACCAATGCGATGATACCCCTAATGGAACTATAGTTAATGTTGAAGGTTGTGAAGTTTTCTCTTTACCGAATACTAACTTTCAAATTCAGACTACAGGCGGTGCCTGTAACGCAAGTAATAATGGAAGCATTTTAATTAATGCTGCAAATACTTCGTACACGTATAACGCAGTTTTAACAAATACTGATGGCACAACAAATGCCAGCTTTACAGATGAAAGTATATTTACTGATTTATCTGCAGGAGATTATCAATTATGCATTACTGTTGACGGTCAATCAGATTATGAGGCTTGTTTTGATTTAACTATATCTGAACCAGATGCTTTATCTGTTTCTGCTAAAATCAGTTCACTGAATAATGAGGTTACATTAAGCTTCTCTGGTGGAGATTTATACACCATTTTCTTAAATGAGAAAATGTATTCAACAACGGCTAAAGAAATTACTTTGCCGCTAGAAGATGTAACTACATTGATTACTGTAAAAACCGGATTAGATTGCCAAGGAGTCTATACTGAAAAAATAGTATTAAGTGATGATCTGTTTATCTATCCAAACCCGATTGAAGGTGGAGATTTAACTATCTACCTTGGTGCGAATGCTGCACCAGAGGTCACAATTTCATTATTTAATGTAAATGGAACAAGTATTCTATCTAAACAAATGAAATCTACTAACAACGAAATTAAACTAAGTGTAGATGGACTAGCAACCGGTGTCTATATTTTAAACATTAAATCTGGTAACACGCTATCTAATTACAAAATCATAAGAAAATGA
- a CDS encoding aryl-sulfate sulfotransferase codes for MKIKFLTKFLGLFFLSLFFACSSDDDVTVVDEMEPEEEVIEEEEEQEPEVPTEVVYPILGETGTILLNNKSLAKEGYILVNESSDDRVYLMEKDSALIVHEWQLEFGLGNDVELLSDGRLLASLGVESPDFSFGGFGGIIQLINPDSSVDWEFTYANEEHIIHHDVEMLPNGNILAIVWDLRSTEELDAIGYLGEEEKVYTETIIEINTASDEIVWKWESWDHIVQDTDDSKPLFGIVNEHPELININYIDVLRENVEPDGDIMHANGFDYDEGNDLIYMTINNFSEVWVIDHSTTITQAKTSTGGSYGKGGDLLYRFGNPAAYDNTFGERLFYNNHFPNLLENDVPGDGNILVYVNGNGDSKQSVVYELAIPSNFNLRVNTSNELDVIWSYTREGLYAPRVSGAVRLDNGNTLITSGTSGFIEVTNDKEVVWEFEGTGFYWRSYHYNLGSSALSFLNN; via the coding sequence ATGAAAATCAAATTTTTGACCAAATTCTTGGGTTTATTTTTCTTGTCTTTATTTTTTGCATGTTCATCAGATGATGATGTTACTGTTGTTGATGAAATGGAACCTGAGGAAGAGGTTATTGAAGAGGAAGAAGAGCAAGAGCCTGAAGTGCCAACCGAAGTTGTTTATCCAATTTTAGGGGAAACTGGTACAATTCTTTTAAACAATAAATCTTTAGCTAAAGAAGGTTACATATTAGTTAATGAGTCTTCTGATGATAGAGTGTATTTAATGGAGAAAGATTCGGCACTGATTGTTCATGAATGGCAATTAGAATTTGGTTTGGGTAATGATGTAGAGTTATTATCTGATGGTAGATTATTGGCGTCGTTAGGTGTAGAATCGCCAGATTTTAGTTTTGGTGGTTTCGGTGGAATTATTCAACTTATTAATCCTGATAGTTCTGTTGATTGGGAATTCACGTATGCAAATGAAGAGCATATAATTCATCATGATGTTGAAATGTTACCTAATGGAAATATTTTGGCAATCGTTTGGGATTTGAGAAGCACCGAAGAATTGGATGCTATTGGTTATTTAGGTGAAGAAGAAAAAGTGTACACAGAAACTATTATAGAAATTAATACTGCTTCAGATGAAATAGTATGGAAATGGGAATCTTGGGATCATATAGTACAAGATACAGATGACTCTAAGCCACTTTTTGGAATAGTTAATGAACATCCAGAATTAATAAACATCAACTATATTGATGTGCTGCGAGAAAATGTAGAACCAGATGGTGATATAATGCATGCAAATGGATTTGATTATGATGAAGGGAATGATCTAATTTATATGACCATTAATAATTTTAGTGAGGTGTGGGTAATTGATCATAGTACAACCATCACTCAAGCTAAAACAAGTACTGGAGGTTCTTATGGTAAAGGTGGGGATTTACTATATAGATTTGGTAACCCTGCAGCTTACGATAATACATTTGGCGAACGTTTATTTTATAATAATCATTTTCCTAATCTACTAGAGAATGATGTGCCAGGTGATGGAAATATTTTAGTATATGTTAATGGTAATGGAGATTCGAAACAATCTGTCGTATATGAGTTAGCTATACCTTCTAACTTTAATTTACGGGTAAATACAAGTAATGAATTAGATGTAATTTGGAGTTATACACGAGAAGGTTTGTATGCGCCAAGAGTATCAGGCGCGGTTCGTTTAGATAATGGTAATACGCTAATCACTTCAGGAACTTCTGGTTTTATTGAGGTGACTAATGATAAAGAAGTAGTTTGGGAATTTGAAGGGACAGGTTTTTATTGGAGGTCTTATCATTATAATTTAGGCAGTTCAGCACTTTCCTTTTTGAATAATTAA
- a CDS encoding RagB/SusD family nutrient uptake outer membrane protein, translating to MKNNIKLLVLLFSFGFFMSCDDELNDLQPFVEGNPETFFTSVSSFQNGVDGAYRQLWNYYSSTGSGMQGIPDILSDNVIIAQTGRRSNSDFYNYRYVSGTTGAIDLYWSEAYEAVNVANLVIAQIDNLGDGAEKDNILGQALAIRAWAHFDLVRAYGKIPTQSADANASLGVVYIKVEDGDTEDPFAEPARETVASNYAEIIGDLERASQLIGADNGQGKLNTDGVYALLSRVYLYNGEYQKVIDAADEVSVPLATAEELEGLYTDANEAGIVVKLAINTSSESNGNNVGVLYSQSNATSTISEYVFDFDFFNSIDEDDLRKDVISFVGLNQDNQYNAISKFLGETGQVNGRVDVKVMRAAEVLLNKAEAQFELGQDALSTLNELRDLRYVAYDGGEAGQDLEDAIQFERRVELSFEGHRFFDLKRRGEPVMRSTMGDIIDGSGTPPDFPTLDADNFRFQLPIPIAEINANQNIVQNPGY from the coding sequence ATGAAAAATAACATAAAATTATTAGTTCTTTTATTTTCGTTTGGGTTCTTTATGTCCTGCGATGATGAGTTGAATGACCTACAGCCGTTTGTAGAAGGAAATCCTGAAACATTTTTTACTAGTGTTTCTTCATTCCAGAACGGTGTAGATGGAGCATACAGACAATTGTGGAACTATTACTCAAGTACTGGTTCAGGTATGCAAGGTATTCCTGATATTTTATCTGATAACGTAATTATTGCGCAAACAGGTAGACGTTCAAATAGCGATTTTTACAATTATAGATATGTATCTGGTACCACTGGTGCAATTGATTTGTACTGGAGTGAAGCTTATGAGGCTGTAAATGTTGCCAACTTGGTAATTGCTCAAATTGATAATTTAGGTGACGGTGCTGAAAAGGACAATATCTTGGGTCAAGCATTAGCAATTAGAGCTTGGGCGCATTTCGATTTAGTTAGGGCTTATGGTAAAATACCAACTCAATCTGCAGATGCAAATGCTTCTTTGGGTGTAGTTTATATAAAAGTTGAAGATGGAGATACAGAAGATCCTTTTGCAGAACCAGCTAGAGAAACTGTTGCTAGTAACTATGCCGAAATTATTGGCGATTTAGAAAGAGCTAGTCAGCTAATTGGTGCAGATAACGGTCAAGGAAAATTGAACACTGATGGTGTTTATGCTCTTTTATCTAGAGTTTACTTGTACAATGGTGAATACCAAAAGGTTATTGATGCTGCTGATGAAGTTAGTGTTCCGTTGGCAACTGCTGAAGAATTAGAAGGATTATATACTGATGCAAATGAAGCTGGTATCGTTGTAAAACTAGCAATTAATACTTCTTCTGAAAGTAATGGTAATAATGTTGGTGTATTATACAGCCAATCAAACGCTACTTCTACTATTTCAGAATATGTTTTTGATTTTGATTTCTTCAATAGTATTGACGAAGATGACCTTAGAAAAGATGTTATCTCATTTGTAGGTTTAAATCAAGATAACCAATATAATGCTATTTCTAAATTTTTAGGAGAAACCGGTCAGGTAAATGGTCGTGTTGATGTTAAGGTTATGAGAGCTGCAGAAGTTTTATTGAATAAAGCAGAAGCACAATTTGAATTAGGGCAAGATGCTTTGTCAACGCTTAATGAGCTTAGAGATTTAAGATATGTAGCTTATGACGGTGGTGAAGCCGGTCAAGATCTTGAAGATGCTATTCAGTTCGAAAGAAGAGTTGAATTGTCATTCGAAGGTCATAGATTCTTTGATTTAAAACGTCGTGGAGAACCTGTTATGCGTTCTACAATGGGTGACATTATTGATGGTTCTGGTACACCTCCAGATTTTCCAACTTTAGATGCTGACAATTTTAGATTCCAATTGCCAATTCCTATTGCTGAAATCAATGCTAACCAAAACATAGTTCAGAATCCTGGCTACTAA
- a CDS encoding SusC/RagA family TonB-linked outer membrane protein, with product MKQKLTWMLTPLLVLFMTFSFAQEKTVTGVVTDQSGLPLPGVSVVVVGTTNGSQTDFDGNYAINVNSGEKLRFSYLGQKTVTMSVGASNTINVQLEEDAEALEEVVVVGYGSRSKELSTSAIATVSAEKIEAFVPSTSIDNILQGQAAGVQVTASNGRPGNTAFVQIRGVGSINAQTTPLYVIDGVPIPIDTERDFNPISNLNPSDIETFSILKDAATVSKYGSRGANGVILITTKRGKAGDARIKFSSSYGFGEMIPNNFDVMNTTQKLELERQYAALGVGAAGSLPGANATPEEIARLTSLDTDWQEALLKNSIIQSNNLSVSGGDEKLTYYMSLGYDKNTGIIKNIDGFERMSARLNTNYQAKDWLNIGANVSVSRSTTDLPRDRNNVQNPFRAMYDYNPYDPLFLTNDDGSIVTDDQGNNVYNPTRSGFPIALALQTEQEDTRNLLLIGNLSAGMTFSEKFSNNFSVGLISNRYNRTTRSISGGVLQGFIGDANFPGTQTDNLNIDFEYNVNNVFTYSDTFNGVHNLSASFLLEYNENIATDMFASGRGFPSPSIPYLDVAAEATSVGSTESRRILFSQGLFVDYDYDGRYIVSGSLRRDGSSRFGPDNKYGYFYSASAAWNIANESFMENSIFNTLKLRASYGTSGNQNIGDFQYLNLLDFANTYNGQTTALPVGVGNPQIQWESQAIFDVGVEFGLFNNRVNGVVDYFKKNSNELLLDRPISYTVGDENNSIFSNIGEIQNSGIEVSLSGDVIRTQNFKWTLGGNITFIDNEVIELVDGEDIVTGTFSDNILSVGEEINSYYIVEYAGVNPANGEPLYYDLDGNVTNEYSSAFQQLQEGKSPIADFEGGFYTAFSYKGFGLRGDFVYKAGNYIINNQLQEGVAIGNIDSNQRTDAFNYWKQPGDTNVLPSPLFQGTADQTSTRFLEKGDYLRLRTMTLDYNMPRDMIDGMGLNSLRFFVAGQNLFTITDFSGDPEVGLGSAESGEPGDVGFVPGSFNLFSYPNTRSYTFGVEVGF from the coding sequence ATGAAACAGAAGTTGACGTGGATGTTGACACCTTTATTGGTGCTCTTCATGACATTTTCCTTTGCACAGGAAAAAACAGTGACCGGTGTTGTAACCGATCAAAGCGGTTTACCGCTACCGGGAGTGTCCGTTGTAGTTGTTGGAACAACTAACGGGTCTCAAACAGACTTTGATGGTAACTATGCCATTAACGTGAATTCAGGTGAAAAATTAAGATTTTCTTACCTAGGTCAAAAAACAGTGACGATGAGTGTTGGTGCATCCAATACCATTAATGTACAATTAGAAGAAGATGCTGAAGCATTGGAAGAAGTTGTTGTTGTAGGTTATGGTTCTAGATCAAAAGAACTTTCTACATCTGCAATTGCAACCGTTTCTGCTGAGAAGATCGAAGCATTCGTGCCTTCTACCAGTATTGATAACATCTTACAGGGTCAAGCTGCAGGTGTACAGGTTACTGCTTCAAACGGTAGACCGGGTAACACTGCCTTCGTTCAAATTAGAGGTGTTGGTTCTATTAACGCACAAACTACTCCTTTGTACGTAATTGATGGTGTTCCAATTCCTATCGATACAGAAAGAGATTTTAACCCAATTAGTAACTTGAACCCAAGTGATATTGAGACATTCTCTATATTAAAAGATGCGGCTACCGTTTCTAAGTATGGTTCTCGTGGTGCTAACGGTGTAATTTTAATTACTACTAAAAGAGGTAAAGCTGGTGATGCTAGAATTAAATTTTCTTCATCTTATGGTTTCGGTGAAATGATTCCTAACAATTTTGACGTAATGAATACTACTCAGAAGTTAGAATTAGAGCGTCAGTATGCTGCTTTAGGTGTAGGTGCTGCAGGTAGTTTGCCTGGTGCAAATGCTACTCCTGAAGAAATTGCAAGGTTAACATCTTTAGATACAGATTGGCAAGAAGCGTTACTTAAAAACTCTATCATTCAATCGAACAATCTATCGGTTTCTGGTGGTGATGAGAAATTAACGTACTACATGTCTTTGGGTTATGACAAGAATACGGGTATTATTAAAAATATAGACGGTTTCGAAAGAATGTCGGCTCGTTTAAATACCAACTACCAAGCTAAGGACTGGTTGAACATTGGAGCTAACGTATCGGTATCTCGTAGTACTACAGATTTACCAAGAGATAGGAACAATGTTCAAAATCCTTTTAGAGCAATGTATGACTACAACCCATATGATCCTTTATTTTTAACTAATGACGATGGTTCAATAGTTACTGATGATCAAGGTAATAATGTTTACAACCCTACAAGATCAGGTTTTCCAATTGCTTTAGCTTTGCAGACAGAGCAAGAAGATACAAGAAACTTATTGTTGATCGGTAACTTAAGTGCTGGTATGACATTTAGCGAAAAATTCTCTAACAACTTCAGTGTTGGTTTAATTAGTAACAGATATAATAGAACTACGCGTTCTATTTCTGGTGGTGTATTACAAGGATTTATTGGTGATGCTAACTTTCCGGGTACACAGACAGATAATTTAAATATAGATTTTGAATACAATGTTAACAACGTATTTACGTACTCAGATACTTTTAATGGGGTTCATAATCTTTCAGCTAGTTTCTTATTAGAATACAATGAGAATATTGCTACAGATATGTTTGCTTCTGGTAGAGGTTTTCCTTCTCCAAGTATTCCTTATTTAGATGTAGCTGCTGAAGCAACATCTGTAGGGTCAACAGAATCTAGAAGAATTTTATTCTCTCAAGGCTTATTTGTTGATTATGACTATGATGGTAGATATATCGTTTCGGGATCTTTAAGACGAGATGGTTCTTCTAGATTTGGTCCTGACAATAAATATGGTTATTTCTATAGTGCAAGTGCAGCATGGAACATTGCTAACGAAAGCTTTATGGAGAACTCTATTTTCAATACATTGAAATTGAGAGCATCTTACGGTACGTCTGGTAACCAAAATATTGGTGATTTTCAATATTTGAACCTATTAGATTTTGCTAACACGTATAACGGTCAAACTACTGCATTGCCTGTAGGTGTTGGTAACCCACAAATACAATGGGAGTCTCAAGCTATATTTGATGTTGGTGTTGAATTCGGATTATTTAACAACCGTGTAAATGGTGTTGTAGATTACTTCAAGAAAAATTCAAATGAATTACTTTTAGACCGTCCTATTTCTTACACTGTTGGTGATGAGAACAACTCTATTTTCTCTAACATTGGTGAAATTCAAAATTCAGGTATTGAGGTATCATTAAGTGGAGATGTTATTAGAACTCAAAACTTTAAATGGACACTTGGTGGTAACATTACGTTCATTGATAACGAGGTTATTGAATTGGTTGATGGTGAAGATATCGTTACTGGTACTTTTAGTGACAACATACTTAGTGTAGGTGAAGAAATTAATTCTTACTATATAGTTGAATATGCTGGTGTTAATCCTGCAAATGGTGAGCCATTATATTATGATTTAGATGGTAATGTTACAAATGAATATAGTTCTGCTTTTCAACAATTACAAGAAGGGAAATCTCCAATTGCTGATTTTGAAGGTGGTTTTTATACTGCGTTCTCTTATAAAGGTTTTGGTTTAAGAGGTGATTTTGTTTATAAAGCAGGTAATTACATTATTAATAATCAACTACAAGAAGGTGTTGCGATAGGTAACATTGATAGTAATCAAAGAACAGATGCTTTTAATTACTGGAAACAACCAGGTGATACTAACGTTTTGCCTAGTCCTTTATTCCAAGGTACTGCTGATCAAACTTCAACAAGATTCTTGGAGAAAGGTGATTATTTAAGATTACGTACAATGACTCTAGATTACAATATGCCAAGAGATATGATTGATGGTATGGGTCTAAATTCATTAAGGTTCTTCGTAGCTGGACAAAACTTATTTACAATCACTGATTTTAGCGGTGATCCTGAAGTTGGTTTAGGTTCTGCAGAATCTGGTGAGCCTGGAGATGTAGGTTTCGTACCTGGATCATTTAACCTATTTAGCTATCCAAACACAAGGTCTTATACTTTTGGTGTTGAAGTAGGATTTTAA
- a CDS encoding ribonuclease HII, whose amino-acid sequence MLLKFYKNINETGTDEAGRGCLAGPVTAAAIILPESFENSILTDSKLLSERKRELLEPLLKHESVCFGIAHIQPTVIDDINILNASILAMHNAIDSLSQLPEYIIVDGNRFKPFKNIDHSCIIKGDSKYMSIAAASVLAKTARDAHMLKLHEEYPMYNWKKNKGYPTKEHRAAIKKYGPTKYHRMSFKLLPDN is encoded by the coding sequence ATGCTTCTTAAATTTTACAAAAACATTAACGAAACCGGTACAGACGAGGCCGGAAGAGGCTGTTTGGCGGGTCCTGTAACCGCTGCAGCAATAATACTGCCAGAATCTTTCGAGAATTCTATATTAACAGATTCGAAACTTTTATCTGAACGAAAAAGAGAACTTCTAGAGCCTCTTTTAAAGCATGAAAGTGTATGCTTTGGCATTGCTCATATTCAGCCTACGGTAATAGATGACATCAATATTCTAAATGCTTCAATTTTAGCAATGCATAACGCAATAGATTCTCTATCTCAACTTCCCGAGTATATTATTGTAGATGGTAATAGATTTAAACCTTTCAAAAATATAGACCATTCTTGCATAATAAAAGGTGACTCAAAGTACATGAGTATAGCTGCAGCTTCTGTATTGGCGAAAACTGCACGTGATGCCCACATGCTTAAATTACACGAAGAATACCCAATGTACAACTGGAAAAAAAATAAAGGGTACCCTACAAAAGAGCATAGAGCCGCCATTAAAAAATATGGCCCTACCAAGTACCATAGAATGAGTTTTAAGCTTTTACCTGACAACTAA